A genome region from Methanobacterium subterraneum includes the following:
- a CDS encoding 2'-5' RNA ligase family protein, with translation MSLLALTYPQICNEDYQWIQEFREENDELYHGRMEPHFTLVFPVFNQRPETFIEEIKRRAADHQRIEFAIRCAVMEKDAFTPYWHVLLVPDEGYSQILKLHDQLYSGKLADELRMDLPFIPHIGIGNSIEKWTCKELVDQINYSNLEIKGSINEINVVEYHEERAETIEQIKLTQ, from the coding sequence ATGTCACTATTAGCCCTAACATACCCCCAAATCTGTAATGAGGATTACCAGTGGATTCAGGAATTTAGGGAAGAAAATGACGAACTTTACCACGGCCGAATGGAACCCCATTTTACCCTGGTATTCCCAGTATTCAACCAGAGACCAGAAACATTCATTGAAGAAATCAAAAGAAGAGCTGCCGATCATCAAAGAATAGAATTCGCAATAAGATGTGCAGTAATGGAAAAAGATGCCTTCACCCCTTACTGGCATGTTTTACTGGTGCCTGATGAGGGTTACAGTCAGATATTAAAACTCCATGACCAGCTTTACTCCGGGAAATTAGCGGACGAACTCCGGATGGACCTACCATTCATCCCCCACATTGGTATTGGTAACTCCATAGAAAAATGGACCTGTAAAGAACTGGTTGACCAGATCAACTACTCCAACCTAGAAATAAAGGGCAGTATAAATGAGATCAACGTGGTGGAATACCATGAAGAAAGGGCGGAAACCATAGAACAGATAAAATTGACACAATGA
- a CDS encoding AMP-binding protein produces MVFSELTIGDFLEEMVEKDPNHEFMVYPDRDLRFTYQQFDERVNLLAKGLLEIGIGKGDHVGIWAKNVPDWLTLLFATSKIGAVLVTVNTAYKSHELAYVLEQSDMKALAIIDGYQDVDYIEIVYELIPELKTQERGKLKSEKFPFLDSVIYVGPEKHRGMYNTNELLLLGKHGDETEFQKIKASVDCNDVVNMQYTSGTTGFPKGVMLTHRNILNNGYYIGERQKFTEEDRLCICVPLFHCFGIVLAVMATFSHGATMVMVELFDPLMVLAAVQKERCTALYGVPTMFIAEYSHPMFDMFDLSSLRTGIMAGSTPPIEAMKKVVNDMNMTQITSVYGLTEGSPGFTQTSVDDPLEKRVETVGKPLPECEVKIVDPETGETLGPHETGEICCKGYNVMKGYFKMPEKTREVIDEDGWLHSGDLATVDKEGYYSIVGRIKDMIIRGGENIYPREIEEFLYTMPGVLDVQVVGISDEKYGEIVGACIILEEGAELTEEDVRDYARTKIARFKVPKHVFFVDEFPLTASGKIQKFILREQAEKMLKEKLAKEEESL; encoded by the coding sequence ATGGTTTTTAGTGAGCTTACTATTGGTGATTTCCTGGAGGAAATGGTGGAAAAGGATCCTAATCATGAATTCATGGTCTATCCCGACCGTGATCTCCGTTTTACCTACCAGCAGTTTGATGAAAGAGTGAACCTCTTGGCCAAGGGCCTCCTGGAAATTGGGATCGGGAAGGGAGATCATGTGGGTATCTGGGCCAAAAACGTACCAGACTGGCTTACTCTGCTTTTTGCCACCTCCAAGATCGGAGCGGTCCTGGTTACAGTTAACACAGCTTACAAAAGCCATGAACTGGCTTATGTGCTGGAACAATCTGATATGAAGGCCCTGGCAATCATTGATGGATACCAGGATGTGGATTACATTGAAATAGTTTACGAACTCATCCCTGAACTTAAAACCCAGGAAAGGGGTAAACTTAAAAGTGAAAAATTCCCATTCCTGGACAGTGTTATCTATGTGGGGCCGGAAAAACACCGTGGAATGTACAACACCAATGAACTCCTACTCCTGGGAAAACACGGAGATGAAACCGAATTCCAAAAAATCAAAGCCTCAGTTGATTGCAACGATGTGGTTAATATGCAGTACACCTCGGGAACCACAGGATTTCCCAAGGGGGTTATGTTAACCCATCGTAACATACTCAACAATGGTTACTACATTGGTGAAAGGCAGAAATTCACGGAAGAAGACCGACTATGCATATGTGTGCCTCTTTTCCATTGTTTTGGTATTGTGCTTGCGGTAATGGCCACTTTCAGTCACGGAGCAACCATGGTAATGGTGGAACTCTTCGACCCCCTGATGGTCCTGGCCGCAGTCCAGAAGGAACGCTGCACAGCACTCTACGGAGTGCCCACCATGTTCATTGCCGAGTACAGCCATCCCATGTTTGACATGTTCGATCTATCCAGCCTCCGAACCGGGATCATGGCTGGTTCCACCCCACCTATTGAAGCCATGAAAAAGGTGGTCAACGACATGAACATGACCCAGATAACCAGTGTCTACGGTTTAACTGAAGGTTCACCAGGATTCACCCAGACCAGTGTGGACGACCCCCTGGAAAAACGGGTGGAAACAGTGGGCAAACCCTTACCCGAATGTGAAGTTAAAATCGTGGACCCCGAGACTGGAGAAACCCTGGGACCCCACGAAACCGGTGAAATATGCTGTAAGGGATACAATGTAATGAAGGGCTACTTCAAAATGCCCGAGAAAACCCGGGAAGTTATAGATGAAGATGGTTGGCTCCATAGTGGAGATCTAGCCACCGTGGATAAAGAGGGATACTACTCCATTGTGGGCCGTATCAAGGATATGATCATCCGTGGAGGGGAAAACATCTACCCCCGGGAAATTGAAGAATTCCTCTACACCATGCCTGGAGTCCTCGACGTCCAAGTGGTGGGGATCTCCGATGAAAAGTACGGTGAAATTGTAGGCGCTTGCATCATCCTGGAGGAAGGAGCCGAACTCACCGAGGAAGATGTCCGTGACTATGCCCGGACCAAGATCGCCCGTTTCAAGGTACCGAAACATGTCTTTTTTGTGGATGAATTCCCCCTCACTGCCAGTGGAAAGATACAGAAATTCATTCTAAGGGAACAGGCAGAAAAAATGTTAAAGGAAAAACTGGCAAAAGAGGAGGAATCCCTTTAG
- the glmS gene encoding glutamine--fructose-6-phosphate transaminase (isomerizing), translated as MCGIVGCILKTDKAAPVLLDCVQRLEYRGYDSVGIATYSSSGIKIRKDKGKIDEVSEELHLEELPGEVGIGHVRWATHGLPTRENAHPHTDCEGKIAVVHNGIIENYKELKDQLVSEGHQFLSQTDTEVIAHLIEKYHKEGFNLEGAINKAISKLHGSYAFAVISTDEPNKIMGVRKESPLILGLGDGEYFLASDAPAILQHTRRIIYLADHETFTMDEDGITVKDRNGQIVDKKVETIKWTPEMAQKGGYSHFMLKEIHEQPEAVKNTLSEVSDIENIVSQFPQFKRITFVACGTSHHASLVGKYLFEALLGLPTDVVLASEFEFSEGAIDPDSLVIFISQSGETADTLKALKIANKKAKTLAIVNVLGSTATREADYVIFTRAGPEIGVAATKTYISQLTCIYLLAACMGKNRELLDELQQIPDYMKTVLLLEEDIKEMAAKYKDAQDFFFIGRGFSYPTAMEGALKLKEITYIHGEGYAAGELKHGPLALIDDDVPVVAVVPPGKSHDRTLSNVEEVKARGARVIGLGSEDDQVLSYEASDMIKFPSQIRELISPLLYVVPLQLLSYHMSVQRGIDPDKPKNLAKCVTVE; from the coding sequence ATGTGTGGAATTGTGGGATGTATACTTAAAACTGATAAAGCAGCACCGGTGCTCCTGGATTGTGTGCAACGCCTGGAATACAGGGGTTATGATTCGGTGGGCATTGCCACCTATTCATCATCAGGAATTAAGATCAGAAAAGACAAGGGAAAGATTGATGAGGTTTCAGAGGAACTGCATTTGGAAGAACTTCCGGGAGAAGTGGGCATTGGTCATGTTCGCTGGGCCACCCATGGACTTCCAACCCGGGAAAATGCTCATCCCCATACTGATTGTGAGGGGAAAATAGCAGTAGTCCATAATGGTATCATTGAAAACTACAAGGAACTTAAAGACCAGCTGGTGAGTGAAGGGCACCAATTCTTATCTCAAACTGATACTGAGGTCATAGCTCATCTCATTGAAAAATATCATAAAGAAGGATTCAATCTGGAAGGGGCCATTAATAAGGCCATCAGCAAGTTACATGGTTCATATGCCTTTGCAGTTATCAGTACTGATGAACCTAACAAGATAATGGGGGTTCGTAAAGAAAGCCCCCTCATACTGGGACTGGGAGACGGGGAATACTTCCTGGCTTCCGATGCTCCGGCCATACTGCAACACACCCGCCGGATCATCTACCTGGCTGACCATGAAACCTTCACCATGGACGAGGATGGTATCACTGTGAAGGACCGTAATGGTCAGATAGTGGATAAGAAGGTAGAAACCATTAAATGGACTCCTGAAATGGCCCAAAAGGGCGGATACTCTCATTTCATGCTGAAGGAAATCCATGAACAACCTGAAGCAGTAAAAAACACCCTTTCTGAAGTTTCAGATATTGAGAATATAGTCAGCCAGTTCCCCCAGTTTAAACGGATCACCTTTGTGGCCTGTGGAACATCCCATCATGCATCTTTAGTGGGGAAATACCTATTTGAAGCTCTTTTAGGCCTACCCACTGATGTGGTGCTGGCTTCTGAGTTTGAGTTCTCAGAAGGGGCCATTGACCCTGATTCACTGGTGATATTCATCAGTCAATCTGGAGAAACTGCTGACACCCTTAAAGCCCTTAAAATAGCCAATAAAAAGGCAAAAACCCTGGCAATTGTTAATGTGCTGGGAAGTACTGCTACCAGGGAAGCGGACTACGTTATATTCACCAGGGCCGGTCCTGAAATAGGGGTGGCAGCCACCAAGACTTATATAAGTCAATTAACTTGTATTTATCTCTTGGCAGCATGTATGGGTAAAAATAGGGAACTTTTAGATGAACTTCAACAGATACCAGATTACATGAAAACCGTGCTCCTGTTGGAAGAGGATATCAAAGAAATGGCGGCTAAATACAAGGATGCCCAGGATTTCTTCTTTATTGGCAGGGGATTCTCATACCCCACTGCGATGGAGGGGGCATTAAAGCTCAAAGAAATAACCTATATACACGGCGAGGGATACGCTGCCGGTGAACTTAAACACGGCCCACTGGCACTTATAGATGATGATGTACCGGTGGTGGCAGTGGTACCTCCGGGTAAGAGTCACGACCGGACCCTGAGCAATGTGGAAGAAGTGAAAGCCCGGGGAGCACGGGTCATAGGCCTCGGATCCGAGGATGATCAGGTTTTAAGTTACGAGGCCAGTGATATGATAAAATTCCCCTCACAAATCAGGGAATTAATATCCCCCCTCCTCTACGTGGTACCATTACAGTTACTATCCTACCATATGAGTGTACAGCGGGGTATTGACCCGGATAAACCTAAAAACCTGGCAAAGTGTGTGACTGTGGAATAA
- a CDS encoding DUF5814 domain-containing protein translates to MIILRRKKKIVELFPIGSSKGALNSRRKPFFHGYLKFRRVDGQLKIHKFIVKKDKETILPPSEAVKVLRKQNIFLVGSDPDTEEFLQSLNIKYNHTLICRHCTFDGFITLIRREKSYFYHGDHLCRLCAEGEIKRELKARSYDMSTFPRFRKMLDETGDLAKVLSVFDPRFDPLKNQELTLYDKVSTKKDDNFPKIRIDSLEIPGEFKKSLKSQGTHLLPVQVLALQAGLLEGENLLVVSATASGKTLIGELAGIPHALEGGKFLFLTPLVALANQKYRDFKKRYQKLGLNVSIRVGMSRIKAKEELTLPDDKVDAADIVVGTYEGLDFLLRAGRSSQLGDLKTVVVDEIHMLGDDERGPRLRGLIHRLKAIFPNLQVIGLSATVRNPREIAAEFGMKLVEYPLRPVPLERHLIFTRTEEEKNHLLTQLARNEYQNRSKKGYHGQSIIFTNSRRKTHTVADYLARRGVKAGAYHAGLSYAKKNRIEKEFGEQKLGAVVTTAALAAGVDFPASQVLFESLTMGNKTLTPNEFSQMLGRAGRPTYHDQGKVYLLPEVGRSYGDETEEMQAMELLSSDVESVNVTYSEDSQVEQFLADICAGRVETFREISHEYRDEELPLEFEEAFNIMVDYGLVNERDDKVTPTPYGRAVSMSFLAYPCADYIRKNMNRMNPLDIALKLEPFESAYLSNRITTQIGRILKINMSTRLFADSTLDILSSGTAINKLEPSLRERLMKLQMDFYTCRCKERPFCGCFQRELSRKMVKQRLAKRDPVDISRKLMRDYEIHAYAGDIFSWLDSLIRMLEAVRRIANAFDKKKVVGECNRLIRQIEN, encoded by the coding sequence ATGATAATTTTAAGACGTAAAAAGAAGATTGTGGAACTTTTTCCCATTGGAAGTTCGAAGGGTGCTCTGAACAGCCGGAGAAAACCATTTTTCCATGGTTACCTTAAGTTTCGCCGGGTGGATGGGCAGCTGAAGATCCACAAATTCATAGTTAAAAAGGATAAGGAAACCATCCTACCTCCCAGTGAAGCAGTGAAGGTCCTGCGGAAACAGAACATATTCCTGGTGGGCAGTGACCCGGACACTGAAGAATTCCTCCAATCATTGAATATAAAATACAATCACACTCTTATATGCAGACACTGTACCTTTGACGGTTTCATAACACTGATTCGGCGAGAAAAATCCTATTTTTATCACGGAGATCATCTCTGCCGGTTGTGTGCAGAAGGTGAGATAAAAAGGGAATTAAAAGCCCGTTCCTATGACATGAGTACTTTTCCCCGGTTTAGGAAAATGCTGGATGAGACCGGAGATCTGGCCAAAGTACTCAGTGTTTTTGATCCACGCTTCGACCCATTAAAAAATCAGGAACTTACCTTATACGATAAGGTATCCACCAAGAAGGATGATAATTTCCCTAAAATCAGGATTGATAGTCTGGAAATTCCGGGAGAATTTAAAAAATCATTAAAAAGCCAGGGAACTCATCTTCTGCCAGTTCAGGTATTAGCACTTCAGGCGGGACTCCTGGAGGGGGAAAACCTCCTGGTGGTATCCGCCACTGCCAGTGGAAAAACACTCATCGGTGAACTGGCAGGAATACCCCACGCCCTAGAAGGGGGTAAATTCCTATTTTTAACCCCCCTGGTGGCGCTGGCCAATCAAAAATATCGGGATTTCAAGAAAAGATACCAGAAACTGGGCTTAAATGTTTCCATACGTGTGGGCATGAGCCGGATAAAGGCCAAGGAAGAACTGACCCTCCCTGATGATAAAGTAGATGCTGCAGATATTGTGGTGGGAACCTACGAAGGCCTGGATTTCCTACTACGTGCGGGTAGATCATCCCAATTAGGTGATCTTAAAACCGTGGTGGTGGATGAAATCCACATGCTGGGAGATGATGAACGTGGCCCCAGACTCCGTGGGCTTATACACCGCCTGAAAGCAATCTTCCCCAATCTACAGGTAATCGGCCTTTCTGCTACAGTTCGAAACCCCCGGGAAATTGCAGCGGAGTTTGGGATGAAACTGGTTGAATATCCCCTGCGCCCGGTTCCCCTGGAGCGACATCTAATATTCACCCGGACTGAGGAAGAAAAAAACCATTTACTAACCCAGCTAGCCCGTAATGAATACCAGAACCGATCCAAAAAGGGATACCACGGGCAGAGCATTATTTTCACCAATTCCCGCCGGAAAACCCATACTGTGGCTGATTATCTGGCGCGAAGAGGTGTTAAAGCCGGAGCTTACCATGCAGGGTTATCCTATGCTAAAAAGAACCGTATTGAAAAGGAATTTGGGGAGCAGAAATTGGGGGCAGTGGTAACCACTGCAGCTTTAGCAGCAGGAGTGGATTTCCCAGCATCCCAAGTGCTTTTTGAAAGTTTGACCATGGGGAATAAAACACTCACTCCCAACGAGTTTTCCCAGATGCTCGGCCGTGCAGGGAGACCTACATACCATGATCAGGGAAAGGTATACCTTCTACCAGAGGTTGGCCGGAGTTATGGTGATGAAACTGAGGAAATGCAGGCCATGGAACTCCTCTCCAGTGATGTGGAATCAGTCAATGTAACCTATTCCGAGGACAGTCAGGTTGAACAGTTCCTGGCTGATATTTGCGCTGGACGTGTGGAAACCTTCCGAGAGATAAGCCATGAATACCGGGATGAAGAATTACCACTGGAATTTGAAGAAGCCTTCAATATCATGGTGGATTATGGGCTGGTTAATGAAAGAGATGATAAGGTAACCCCCACCCCCTATGGAAGGGCAGTTTCCATGTCATTTTTGGCTTATCCCTGTGCAGACTACATCCGGAAGAACATGAACCGGATGAACCCCCTGGACATAGCCCTTAAACTGGAACCCTTTGAAAGCGCATACCTCTCTAACCGGATCACCACTCAAATAGGTCGCATCCTAAAAATAAACATGTCCACCCGGCTATTTGCCGACAGCACCCTGGATATTTTAAGTTCAGGTACTGCCATAAATAAACTGGAGCCCAGTCTCAGGGAACGATTGATGAAATTACAAATGGACTTTTATACTTGCCGATGTAAGGAAAGACCATTCTGTGGCTGTTTCCAGCGGGAACTATCTCGGAAGATGGTTAAACAGCGCCTGGCAAAACGGGACCCTGTGGATATAAGCCGGAAGTTAATGCGTGATTATGAGATACACGCCTATGCAGGAGATATATTCAGCTGGCTGGACTCACTTATCAGGATGCTTGAGGCAGTGCGTAGAATTGCCAATGCTTTTGATAAGAAAAAAGTAGTTGGGGAATGCAACCGGTTGATAAGACAGATTGAAAACTGA
- the purC gene encoding phosphoribosylaminoimidazolesuccinocarboxamide synthase, whose amino-acid sequence MNLDKGNLLYRGKAKDVYQTSQPQQVLVEFRDDITAGDGEKKEVMSLKGYYNSLISAKLFELLEDAGIKTQYIDLPKPGYMLSHKLDMIPLEVITRNIAAGSLLRKYPFQEGQTFNPPIIQMDYKNDEYHDPMLNDDIILALELASSEDLETIREITLQINAVLKSFLESRGLIFPDFKIEFGRDDDGNIVLGDEISPDTCRFWDSETCDILDKDLFRKGESGVIEAYQKVANIILDDEDKERWNLDF is encoded by the coding sequence ATGAATCTTGATAAGGGAAATCTCCTATACAGGGGTAAAGCCAAGGACGTTTACCAGACCAGCCAGCCCCAGCAAGTTTTAGTGGAATTCAGAGATGACATTACCGCCGGGGATGGAGAAAAGAAGGAAGTTATGAGTTTGAAGGGTTATTACAACTCCCTGATCTCTGCTAAGCTTTTTGAACTACTGGAAGATGCAGGGATAAAAACCCAGTACATTGATTTACCAAAACCCGGATACATGCTATCCCATAAACTGGATATGATACCCCTGGAAGTGATCACTCGAAATATAGCCGCCGGGAGTCTGCTTAGAAAGTACCCCTTCCAGGAAGGTCAAACATTCAATCCACCGATCATCCAGATGGATTATAAAAATGATGAATATCATGACCCTATGCTCAACGATGACATCATTCTGGCCCTGGAACTGGCTAGTAGCGAAGATCTGGAAACCATCCGGGAAATAACCCTCCAAATCAACGCAGTCCTGAAAAGTTTCTTGGAAAGCAGGGGACTCATCTTCCCGGACTTTAAAATAGAATTTGGCCGAGATGATGATGGGAACATTGTCCTTGGTGATGAAATCAGCCCAGACACCTGTAGGTTCTGGGATAGTGAAACCTGTGACATTCTGGATAAGGATCTTTTCCGAAAGGGCGAGTCTGGTGTTATTGAAGCTTACCAAAAGGTGGCCAACATAATACTGGATGATGAAGATAAAGAAAGATGGAATTTAGATTTCTAA
- a CDS encoding helix-turn-helix domain-containing protein, with protein sequence MPEENKVGAKIRQIREDRKMSIEELADASFSSVELIEDLESGALVPSLTPLLKIARALGVRLGTFLDDAPHSGPFMVKSGKSDNVIRFSGQGLGEHSNKSALEFYSLAYGKGDRHMEPFIIDVHPTDNQGYELASHEGEEFLYVIQGKIEVLYGQESYVLESEDSIYYDSVVPHHVHAKEKDSKMLAVVYTPF encoded by the coding sequence ATGCCCGAGGAGAACAAAGTTGGAGCGAAAATCCGTCAGATAAGGGAAGATCGCAAAATGTCAATTGAAGAGCTGGCAGATGCCAGTTTTAGCAGTGTTGAACTCATTGAAGACCTGGAAAGCGGAGCACTGGTACCCTCACTAACTCCTCTTTTAAAAATAGCCAGGGCACTGGGGGTGCGCCTGGGCACTTTCCTGGACGATGCCCCACATAGTGGTCCTTTCATGGTTAAATCAGGAAAATCTGATAATGTAATACGTTTTTCAGGTCAGGGGCTGGGTGAACACAGCAACAAGAGTGCACTTGAATTCTACTCCCTAGCCTACGGGAAGGGGGACCGGCACATGGAACCATTCATCATCGACGTCCACCCCACTGACAATCAGGGTTATGAACTGGCATCCCACGAGGGTGAAGAATTCCTGTACGTGATCCAGGGAAAGATAGAGGTGCTTTACGGGCAGGAAAGCTACGTTCTAGAGTCAGAGGACAGTATCTACTATGATTCAGTGGTCCCTCACCATGTACATGCCAAAGAAAAGGATTCCAAGATGCTGGCAGTGGTTTACACCCCATTTTAA
- a CDS encoding acyl-CoA thioesterase produces the protein MYAITVTPRFGDSDGLRHINNIVLAEWFELARNKIYRLFTPDLDLSYEKWKLIMVKTDFEFLGQMYYNGDVDIKTSIIRIGNSSYTTYHEAWQAGHLKARGTAVLVNYDFIQQKSRPIPDDVREKLEEHLEEDPR, from the coding sequence ATGTATGCGATTACAGTAACACCCCGATTTGGAGATTCAGATGGCTTAAGACACATAAACAATATAGTTCTTGCTGAATGGTTTGAACTGGCAAGAAACAAGATTTATCGATTATTCACCCCAGACCTTGACCTCAGCTACGAGAAATGGAAACTGATCATGGTTAAAACTGATTTCGAATTCCTGGGACAGATGTACTACAACGGTGATGTGGACATAAAAACTAGCATTATCCGTATTGGTAACAGCTCCTACACCACTTACCATGAGGCCTGGCAAGCCGGACACCTTAAAGCAAGGGGAACAGCTGTTCTGGTGAATTATGATTTCATACAACAGAAATCAAGACCCATACCTGATGACGTGAGGGAAAAACTGGAAGAACATCTAGAAGAAGATCCACGGTAA
- a CDS encoding DUF5591 domain-containing protein, with translation MKVLCTTETSLNRPEARRWRERMKLLEPMGELVVVLPCSMRKPYSASKSHQVFTTATKGLQEAILTSPFGVCPRELEQTYPIQSYDVSTVGDWSREEIKLTGECLKEYVGDHEVVAHVAHGYLTVCQEYLPHATFTCHDGRATSAESMVNLKKEVKKYNKLKSHARQLHMLRSIARYQFNTVDADLLVPDDYRLRGRFDRRLMQGEEQIAVLHHNNGLYSLNIKGGTILSEIGVNWVEIDFDLKTNTLFAPGVVDAYPHIIPKDEVVIIRKGEVVGVGKAIMNGSEMKKGEKGVAVRVRHRLS, from the coding sequence ATTAAAGTATTATGTACTACTGAAACTTCACTTAATCGTCCTGAAGCACGTCGCTGGAGGGAGAGGATGAAACTTTTAGAACCCATGGGAGAGTTGGTGGTGGTCTTACCCTGCAGTATGCGTAAACCATACTCTGCAAGTAAATCTCATCAGGTATTCACCACAGCAACCAAGGGATTGCAGGAAGCGATTTTAACATCCCCCTTTGGTGTTTGCCCCCGTGAACTGGAACAAACCTACCCCATCCAGTCCTATGATGTTTCCACTGTGGGGGACTGGTCCCGTGAAGAGATAAAGCTCACCGGAGAGTGTCTTAAAGAATATGTGGGAGATCACGAAGTGGTGGCCCATGTGGCCCATGGTTACCTAACTGTTTGCCAGGAATATTTACCCCACGCTACTTTCACCTGCCATGATGGTAGGGCCACGTCCGCAGAATCAATGGTTAACCTCAAAAAGGAGGTTAAAAAATATAATAAACTCAAAAGTCATGCCCGGCAACTCCATATGCTTCGTTCAATAGCCCGTTACCAGTTTAACACTGTTGATGCTGATCTTCTGGTACCTGATGACTATAGGTTACGGGGAAGATTTGATCGGAGACTAATGCAGGGTGAGGAACAGATAGCAGTCCTACACCATAATAATGGGCTTTACAGTTTGAATATTAAGGGTGGGACTATTTTGAGTGAAATTGGTGTTAACTGGGTGGAAATAGATTTTGATCTGAAGACCAACACTCTCTTTGCCCCAGGAGTGGTGGATGCCTACCCCCATATAATTCCCAAGGATGAAGTAGTTATCATCCGAAAAGGAGAAGTTGTTGGTGTGGGAAAGGCCATCATGAATGGTTCCGAGATGAAGAAAGGGGAAAAAGGTGTAGCTGTCCGGGTACGTCATCGGTTGAGTTAA
- a CDS encoding metal-sulfur cluster assembly factor: protein MSEELVGKVREALTQVADPHMGISIVEMGLVADIQVDETDKTAKIVIKPTNPGCMSAANMAMQARVAAEKVDGIEKAEIEIDGHMMADAINEMVNK, encoded by the coding sequence ATGAGTGAAGAATTAGTAGGAAAGGTTAGAGAAGCTTTAACCCAGGTGGCTGATCCCCACATGGGTATCAGCATTGTGGAAATGGGCCTTGTGGCTGATATACAAGTTGATGAAACTGATAAAACTGCCAAAATCGTTATAAAACCAACCAACCCGGGTTGTATGAGTGCTGCTAACATGGCTATGCAGGCTCGTGTGGCTGCTGAGAAAGTGGATGGTATTGAAAAGGCAGAAATTGAAATTGACGGCCATATGATGGCTGATGCCATCAATGAAATGGTTAACAAATAA